A window of the Mauremys reevesii isolate NIE-2019 unplaced genomic scaffold, ASM1616193v1 Contig12, whole genome shotgun sequence genome harbors these coding sequences:
- the LOC120392854 gene encoding zinc finger protein RFP-like has protein sequence MAAENPVESLQDEATCPVCLEYFTEPVSLECGHNFCRACISQCWEGSATTASCPQCRETVQQRNLRPNRQLANVVELVKQLSLQAAKGAGGDGVCGEHQEALKLFCEEDQTPICVICRESRAHRAHTVVPIQEAAQEYKERIQAHLKTLRKEREKLLGLKATGERNCREYLKQTQTERQKIVSEFQQVQQFLEEQERLLLAQLEKLDKEIVRIQNENVSKLSKQISRLSELINEMEGKCQKPASKFLQDVRTTLSRCEKGKFQQPEEISPELEERVSGFSQKTIVLMEILGKFKDTLPSELERKRGVSFGEHRQVNVTLDPDTAHPKLILSEDRKSVRRGDTQQRLPNNPERFDTRPCVLGCEGFISGRHCWEVEVGGGRYWAVGVARESVGRKGWISHSPEGGIWAVERWEDQFRALSSPVTPLPLSRAPSRIRVCLDCDRGQVTFIDAGDEAPIFTFPPGSIPGGRIQPWFWVGGSRLRLCP, from the exons atggctgcagagaaccctgtggaaagtctccaggatgaagcgacatgtcccgtctgtctggaatatttcacagaacctgtcagtctggagtgtgggcacaatttctgccgagcctgcatcagccagtgctgggagggatccgcTACAAccgcctcctgccctcagtgcagagaaactgtgcaacagagaaacctcaggcccaacaggcaaCTGGCAAATGTCGTAGAACTCGTCAAGCAGTTGAGCttacaggcagcaaagggagcaggaggggacggggtgtgtggggaacaccaggaggctctgaaactgttctgtgaggAAGATCAAACCCCCATCTGTGTGATCTGCAGAGAGTCCCGGGCTCACCGTGCTCACACAGTGGTCCCCATccaggaggctgcccaggagtacaag gaaagaatccaggcccatttgaaaactctgaggaaagagagagaaaagctgctgggattgaaaGCGACTGGAGAGAGGAATTGCCGGGAAtatctg aaacaaacacaaaccgagaggcagaagattgtgtctgaatttcagcaagtgcagcagttcctggaggaacaagagcgactcctgctggcccagctggagaagctggacaaggagattgtgaggatccagaatgaaaatgtcagtaaactctCCAAGCAGATTTCCCGTCTGAGTGAGCTGATCAATGAGAtggaggggaagtgtcagaagccagcgAGTAAATTCCTCCAG gacGTCAGAACCACCTTGAGCAG GTGTgagaaggggaagttccagcagccagaggagatttctcctgaactggaagaGCGAGTCAGTGGTTTCTCCCAGAAAACGATtgtgctaatggagattctggggaagttcaaag aCACTCTGCCGTCTGAACTGGAGAGAAAAAGGGGAGTATCATTTGGAGAACACAGACAGG tgaatgtgactctggatccagacacggctcatcccaaactcatcctgtctgaggatcggaaaagtGTGAGACGGGGAGACACGCAGCAGCGactgcccaacaaccctgagagatttgacactcggccctgtgtgctgggctgtgagggattcatctcggggagacattgctgggaggtggaggtggggggtgggcgatactgggctgtgggggtggccagagagtctgtggggaggaagggatggatcagccatagccctgagggggggatctgggctgtggagcgATGGGAGGATCAGTTccgggctctcagctcccctgtgacccccctgcccctgagccgggcccccagcaggatccgggtttgtctggactgtgaccgggggcaggtgacatttatcgatgctggtgacgaggccccgatcttcactttcccgccgggctccATCCCTGGGGGGAGAATCCAACCCTGGTTCTGGGTGGGGGGATCCCGgctcagactgtgtccctga